TCCCGTCGCGATTGGCGTGTTTCTCGGTGATGCCCAGGAGAGTGCCGTCGGAGAGCACGGCGATGCCCTCGACCCCGCCGTTCACGGGCGCGCGCCGCAGGTCCCGGGGGGTCGCCACCGGCTTGGGGAATGCGCCCGGTTGCGCCGGATAGCGCCAGATCCGGTGCTTGCCCTCGAAGGACACCAGGAACGAGCCGTTCGAGTCCCGTGCCAGGCCTTCCGCGTCGTGTTCGTAGAGGCCCGTCCGTTTGCCCGCGGGGGTCAGCAAGGCTGCGTCGCGCCACGAGTCGAGAGCGACGACACGGCCCTCGGAATCGTGGGTGAGCGCAGCGGTGACCCAGTAGCCGCGGTCGGAAACGGCACGGAGCCGCGTGCCGTCCGGGCTGACGGTCAAACCCGAAAGCCCTCCGAAGCGCTTATTGTCGGAGGAAAGTTCGAACCCGCTCAGGAACGTGAGCCGGCCGACCCGGGTGACGCTGGAGTTCCCCGGCTCCAGCGCCACCGGGATCGCCGTGACTGTAAACCGGCTCGCGAATCCGTCCGCGGCGGCCAGGACGCCGGCAAGCGACAGCGCCATGGCGGCGGCGCGGGCCGCGCGCGGACGTCTGGGGCGTGGGCGCTCGGGTGTCACGGTTCCAGGTCCGGAAGCACCGCCATCACCGCGTGGCGGAGAAACTCGCGGGTGTAGAAATCGGGGTCGACGATGTCGCCGTTCCACACGACGATGTCGAGATCGATGGTCCGGGGGCCGTCGCGGTTCTCGCCGCGTTGGCGGCCCAGCAAGGCCTCGATGGCCTTCAGGTCGGCCCGGAACCGCTCGCGGTCCACGGCGGTCTCCACCAGCAGCGCGCCGTTGGTGAAGTCCGGCTGGTCGACACGGCCCACGGGGCGGGTGCGCACGAACGGCGACGCGGC
The sequence above is drawn from the Deltaproteobacteria bacterium genome and encodes:
- a CDS encoding esterase-like activity of phytase family protein, with amino-acid sequence MALSLAGVLAAADGFASRFTVTAIPVALEPGNSSVTRVGRLTFLSGFELSSDNKRFGGLSGLTVSPDGTRLRAVSDRGYWVTAALTHDSEGRVVALDSWRDAALLTPAGKRTGLYEHDAEGLARDSNGSFLVSFEGKHRIWRYPAQPGAFPKPVATPRDLRRAPVNGGVEGIAVLSDGTLLGITEKHANRDGSLKGWFMKARTAHEFAYLPADGYSPTGVAATPGGDVLLLERSFDLLRMRVRVVRLPAERLRQARRKPGTRVRGEVMADLKRPLSVDNFEGLALRRDNAGRTLLYMVSDDNFLPLQRTLLLQFRVIDDL
- the folK gene encoding 2-amino-4-hydroxy-6-hydroxymethyldihydropteridine diphosphokinase, producing MNHAVIGVGSNIEPERNVQEARRHIAQRHVVVAASPFVRTRPVGRVDQPDFTNGALLVETAVDRERFRADLKAIEALLGRQRGENRDGPRTIDLDIVVWNGDIVDPDFYTREFLRHAVMAVLPDLEP